A stretch of Gemmatimonas aurantiaca T-27 DNA encodes these proteins:
- the tmk gene encoding dTMP kinase, with protein sequence MRAVEEDVMHHGSGGAVEAVPGLFVVLEGGEGVGKTTQWNRLASALRAVGHEVVAVREPGGTQAGDAIRTLLLDPTSSLSPGTEALLFAASRAQLVADVVEPALARGAVVLVDRFLLSTYAYQGAGRGLPLDMLSSVNRLATGGRAPDLTLLLNVPLDLAMARVQARGAADRMELEDAAFHVRVQAAFVAALSSTWQQAHPEIGPVIAVPAQGDIDTVTVRCLEALVQRWPARFTAAATSLLHAR encoded by the coding sequence ATGCGCGCAGTGGAGGAAGACGTGATGCACCACGGGTCGGGTGGCGCCGTGGAGGCGGTGCCCGGTCTGTTTGTGGTGCTCGAAGGCGGAGAAGGTGTGGGCAAAACCACACAATGGAACCGCCTGGCGTCGGCGTTGCGCGCCGTTGGTCATGAAGTGGTGGCGGTGCGCGAACCCGGAGGCACCCAGGCGGGTGATGCCATTCGCACGCTGTTGCTCGACCCCACGTCTTCGTTGTCTCCTGGCACGGAAGCCCTGTTGTTTGCGGCCTCCCGCGCGCAACTCGTGGCCGACGTGGTCGAGCCGGCGCTCGCGCGTGGTGCTGTGGTCCTGGTCGATCGTTTTTTGCTGTCCACGTACGCCTATCAGGGCGCAGGACGTGGGCTGCCGCTCGACATGCTGTCGAGTGTGAACCGATTGGCGACCGGTGGACGGGCGCCCGATCTCACGTTGTTGTTGAACGTCCCGCTCGATCTGGCCATGGCGCGCGTGCAGGCGCGCGGTGCGGCCGATCGCATGGAGCTCGAAGACGCGGCGTTTCACGTACGGGTACAGGCGGCGTTTGTGGCCGCGCTTTCCTCGACGTGGCAGCAAGCGCATCCCGAAATCGGTCCGGTGATTGCCGTGCCGGCGCAGGGCGACATCGATACGGTCACGGTGCGATGCCTCGAGGCGCTCGTGCAGCGCTGGCCCGCGCGATTCACCGCCGCAGCGACGTCGCTGCTGCACGCGCGGTAA
- a CDS encoding YlbF family regulator gives MLEDKAKELGRMIGQSDEYKAVKRSSEGLNADREATMVLQQMEQIRQQAQAMSERGEEPTAEMEHQLEGLFSQVQSNSNYQRAISAQDNFDKLMLRVNQLIAEGIRAGATSQIILG, from the coding sequence ATGCTGGAAGACAAGGCAAAGGAACTCGGCCGCATGATCGGCCAGAGTGACGAATACAAGGCCGTGAAGCGTTCGAGCGAAGGCCTCAACGCCGACCGTGAAGCCACGATGGTGCTGCAGCAGATGGAACAGATCCGTCAGCAGGCCCAGGCGATGTCCGAACGCGGGGAAGAGCCGACGGCCGAGATGGAGCATCAGCTCGAAGGGCTGTTCTCGCAGGTGCAGAGCAACAGCAACTATCAGCGCGCCATCTCGGCGCAGGACAATTTCGACAAGCTGATGTTGCGCGTGAACCAGTTGATCGCCGAAGGCATCCGCGCTGGTGCCACCAGCCAGATCATTCTGGGCTGA
- a CDS encoding S41 family peptidase, giving the protein MPDILPDTPRTPPRRIRAVAAAIFFVALLSLGGWWAGRELTAGEQPSRAPLGGARLFDQVVATIAQRYVDSLDATQVYDKAVAGMLRELGDPYTTYLAEDRLRRLNEQISGTYAGIGLQIDIRESWPVVLEPINGGPSERAGILAGDRIIQIGKESTRGWTRDEVSRVVRGPQGTAVSFVIERGDQHIPLSIVRDKVHLRAVQRVALLPNGVGYVDVNVFSAQTADELRAAVDSVVRMGARALVMDLRGNPGGLLEQGVAVAELFLDRGQNIVQLRGRPGTPSQSYTDSVPQRWPTLPLAVLLDRSSASASEIVAGALQDHDRAIVLGMTSFGKGSAQNVYPLSSGGALRLTIARWYTPLGRGINRAPAVDADGEPELDTGLVTLPDTVKPRYRTDAGRTVFGGGGITPDIVVGDTVLPIPVQALARAMGKNLGAYRDALAREAQAQRRNVKSPGDPVTMEMLNAVYRELERRNVAPPRAIFDAATPWVSRSLGYEMTRVAFGNEAEFLRRTQDDATLQRASSVLQASRTPRDVFGNIEKPTVTVPLRP; this is encoded by the coding sequence ATGCCGGATATTCTTCCCGACACTCCCCGTACGCCGCCCCGACGCATCCGCGCGGTTGCCGCGGCCATCTTTTTCGTGGCGCTGCTTTCGCTCGGTGGCTGGTGGGCCGGACGTGAACTCACCGCTGGGGAGCAGCCCTCGCGCGCGCCACTGGGCGGCGCGCGCCTGTTCGATCAGGTGGTCGCCACCATCGCGCAGCGCTACGTCGATTCACTCGACGCGACGCAGGTGTACGACAAGGCCGTCGCCGGCATGTTGCGCGAACTGGGCGACCCCTACACCACGTATCTCGCTGAAGACCGCCTGCGTCGGCTGAATGAGCAGATCAGCGGGACTTATGCCGGTATCGGTCTGCAGATCGATATTCGCGAGAGCTGGCCGGTGGTGCTGGAGCCCATCAACGGGGGGCCGTCGGAACGCGCGGGCATTCTCGCCGGCGACCGGATCATCCAGATCGGCAAGGAGTCGACGCGCGGCTGGACGCGGGACGAAGTGTCGCGCGTGGTTCGTGGACCTCAGGGCACCGCGGTGAGTTTTGTCATCGAGCGTGGCGATCAGCACATCCCGCTGTCGATCGTGCGCGACAAGGTGCATCTCCGCGCCGTGCAACGTGTCGCGTTGCTGCCCAATGGGGTGGGCTACGTGGATGTGAACGTGTTCAGCGCACAAACCGCCGATGAGTTGCGGGCGGCCGTGGATTCGGTCGTGCGGATGGGTGCGCGCGCGTTGGTCATGGATCTGCGCGGCAATCCGGGGGGATTGCTGGAGCAGGGCGTTGCGGTGGCGGAGTTGTTCCTCGACCGCGGGCAGAACATCGTGCAACTGCGCGGACGGCCAGGCACACCAAGCCAGTCCTACACCGATTCGGTGCCGCAGCGCTGGCCCACCCTGCCGCTGGCCGTGCTGCTCGACCGCTCGAGCGCGAGTGCGTCCGAGATCGTGGCCGGTGCGCTGCAGGACCATGACCGCGCCATCGTGCTTGGCATGACCAGCTTCGGCAAAGGCAGCGCGCAGAACGTGTATCCGTTGTCCTCCGGCGGCGCGCTGCGTCTGACGATTGCGCGGTGGTACACGCCGCTGGGACGCGGCATCAATCGCGCGCCGGCGGTGGATGCCGATGGCGAACCAGAACTCGATACAGGACTCGTCACACTGCCCGATACCGTGAAGCCACGCTATCGCACGGATGCCGGGCGCACGGTGTTCGGCGGCGGTGGCATCACGCCGGACATTGTGGTCGGCGACACGGTGCTGCCCATTCCGGTGCAGGCGCTGGCGCGGGCGATGGGCAAGAATCTTGGCGCCTATCGCGACGCACTGGCGCGGGAAGCCCAGGCGCAGCGCCGCAATGTGAAGTCGCCCGGAGACCCGGTGACGATGGAGATGCTGAATGCGGTCTATCGGGAGCTGGAGCGCCGCAACGTGGCGCCGCCACGTGCGATCTTCGACGCGGCCACGCCATGGGTGTCACGTTCGCTCGGCTACGAAATGACCCGCGTGGCGTTTGGCAACGAGGCCGAGTTCCTGCGACGCACGCAGGACGATGCCACGCTGCAACGCGCGTCGTCGGTGCTGCAGGCATCCCGTACACCGCGCGATGTGTTTGGCAATATCGAGAAGCCCACGGTCACGGTGCCATTGCGTCCGTGA
- the prmC gene encoding peptide chain release factor N(5)-glutamine methyltransferase, whose product MPEGDRAAALMRDVSIHEASIREVSIGEVSIRDVLMRVTQALSEHGLAEESEGALIDPSQEARWLVAAVLDCSPAELTHRRVAGESLDAATLGRIDAALHRRLAGEPLAYATGSAAFRELVLQVDRRVLIPRPETEVVVGEALRVTSMRPGGIAIDIGTGSGAIALSLAWEGRFDRVVATDLSQDALDVAKANAERLEAMVHGSRHSPHGVAPVEFRLGADLAPVTELRARVLVSNPPYIAYDEAHALPSSVRDWEPPVALFAAEQGMARYQAIVSGARAILEPDGWIVLELDARRAQQTAALARQAGFVDVHVIADLAGRERVLVARNGDGAASQ is encoded by the coding sequence GTGCCTGAGGGCGACCGCGCCGCCGCGTTGATGCGCGACGTGTCGATTCACGAGGCGTCGATTCGCGAGGTGTCGATTGGCGAGGTGTCGATTCGCGACGTGCTGATGCGGGTGACGCAGGCGTTGTCGGAGCACGGCCTCGCGGAGGAATCCGAGGGCGCGTTGATCGATCCGTCGCAGGAAGCGCGCTGGCTGGTGGCGGCCGTACTCGATTGTTCGCCGGCCGAACTGACCCACCGCCGTGTGGCTGGCGAATCGCTCGATGCGGCCACCCTCGGGCGTATCGATGCGGCGCTCCACCGCCGCCTTGCCGGCGAGCCGCTGGCCTATGCGACAGGCAGCGCGGCGTTCCGGGAATTGGTGCTGCAGGTGGACCGCCGGGTGCTCATCCCGAGACCGGAAACGGAAGTGGTGGTGGGGGAGGCGCTGCGGGTGACGTCCATGCGTCCGGGTGGCATCGCCATCGACATCGGTACGGGGTCGGGGGCCATCGCGCTCAGTCTCGCGTGGGAAGGCCGGTTCGACCGCGTCGTAGCCACCGATCTCTCGCAGGATGCACTCGACGTGGCGAAGGCCAATGCCGAGCGTCTCGAGGCGATGGTGCATGGCTCACGGCACAGCCCACATGGCGTGGCGCCGGTCGAGTTCCGGCTCGGTGCGGATCTGGCCCCGGTGACCGAGCTGCGCGCCCGTGTGCTGGTATCAAACCCGCCGTACATTGCGTACGATGAAGCGCACGCGCTGCCGTCGAGTGTGCGTGACTGGGAACCCCCGGTGGCGCTTTTTGCGGCAGAGCAGGGTATGGCCCGGTATCAGGCAATCGTGTCTGGCGCGCGGGCGATTCTCGAGCCGGATGGTTGGATCGTGCTGGAGCTGGACGCCAGGCGTGCGCAGCAGACCGCTGCGCTGGCCCGGCAGGCGGGATTCGTGGACGTCCACGTCATCGCGGATCTTGCCGGCCGCGAGCGTGTGCTGGTGGCACGCAACGGCGACGGCGCCGCATCGCAGTAA